A portion of the Sulfuricurvum kujiense DSM 16994 genome contains these proteins:
- the rplU gene encoding 50S ribosomal protein L21: MYAIIKNGGKQYKVQEGDILLFDKMGLEPKTTVEIKEVLAVNNGELKTGTPFVSGAVVTAEVINEGRDRKVVIYKKRRRKDSKLKRGFRRDHTRVRIVKIAA; this comes from the coding sequence ATGTACGCAATTATCAAAAACGGCGGAAAACAGTATAAAGTTCAAGAGGGTGATATCCTTTTGTTCGATAAAATGGGACTTGAGCCTAAAACCACCGTCGAAATCAAAGAAGTTCTTGCCGTGAATAACGGTGAACTTAAAACCGGTACCCCATTTGTAAGCGGTGCTGTTGTTACTGCTGAGGTTATCAATGAAGGTCGTGACCGTAAAGTCGTGATCTACAAAAAACGTCGTCGTAAAGACAGTAAATTGAAACGTGGTTTCAGAAGAGATCACACACGCGTTCGCATCGTTAAGATCGCTGCGTAA
- the obgE gene encoding GTPase ObgE, whose amino-acid sequence MFSDSVEITVSSGKGGAGCVAFRREKYVLQGGPNGGDGGKGGDVYFKVDNNTHTLAHFQGNKNLKAEKGQPGMGSNMAGKAGKRLVVVVPPGTQVVDVETGEVLLDLLQDGQEVRFLEGGRGGLGNVHFKSSTNQKPMYAQPGEPAVTRVVRLDLKLIADVGLVGFPNVGKSTLISTVSNARPEVANYEFTTLTPKLGQINIGEFDSYIMADIPGIIGGAAEGKGLGLKFLRHIERTKTLLFMIDLASYHELEYQYETLKQELEKFSPLLAKRNYAIALTRADAMTPEEAVEKTNSFLKLVNLEPVKKSRFAFSEEYPVYEQEDFDKAFYDPLKPAFIAPISSAINLNIKPLTYALYQMVVTERK is encoded by the coding sequence ATGTTTAGTGATAGTGTAGAAATTACCGTCTCATCCGGAAAAGGGGGAGCAGGGTGTGTTGCTTTCAGACGGGAGAAATATGTCCTTCAAGGGGGACCGAACGGCGGCGACGGCGGTAAAGGGGGAGATGTTTATTTTAAAGTCGACAACAATACCCATACGTTAGCCCATTTCCAAGGGAACAAAAACCTAAAGGCTGAAAAAGGGCAACCCGGCATGGGCTCCAATATGGCGGGCAAAGCAGGGAAACGGCTCGTTGTCGTTGTCCCTCCGGGAACTCAGGTCGTTGATGTCGAAACAGGCGAAGTGTTGCTCGATTTATTGCAAGACGGGCAAGAAGTACGCTTTTTAGAAGGTGGCCGCGGCGGTCTTGGAAACGTCCATTTCAAATCCTCTACCAACCAAAAACCGATGTACGCACAGCCGGGTGAGCCGGCGGTTACCCGTGTTGTTAGACTCGATCTTAAACTCATTGCCGATGTCGGTCTTGTAGGATTTCCGAATGTCGGAAAATCGACATTGATCTCCACCGTTTCCAATGCCCGTCCGGAAGTGGCAAACTATGAATTTACGACGTTGACTCCGAAGCTCGGTCAGATCAATATCGGTGAATTCGACTCCTATATTATGGCGGATATTCCGGGTATCATCGGCGGTGCCGCTGAGGGGAAAGGGCTAGGTCTGAAGTTTTTGCGTCATATCGAGAGAACAAAAACCCTTTTGTTTATGATCGATCTCGCGTCGTATCATGAACTCGAATATCAGTATGAAACGCTTAAACAGGAACTCGAAAAATTTTCACCTCTTTTGGCGAAGCGAAATTATGCGATTGCATTGACACGTGCCGATGCAATGACTCCCGAAGAGGCAGTAGAAAAAACGAATTCGTTTTTGAAGCTGGTTAATCTTGAACCGGTAAAAAAGAGCCGATTCGCATTTAGTGAAGAGTATCCGGTGTATGAACAGGAAGATTTTGACAAAGCGTTTTACGATCCGTTAAAGCCGGCATTCATCGCGCCGATCTCTTCGGCAATCAACCTTAATATCAAACCATTGACGTATGCACTTT
- the rpmA gene encoding 50S ribosomal protein L27 has product MAHKKGQGSTQNNRDSAGRRLGVKKYGGEFVRAGNIVIRQRGTKVHPGKNMGMGKDHTLYALVDGVVAFERKDKTRKQVSIIPAA; this is encoded by the coding sequence ATGGCTCATAAGAAAGGTCAGGGTAGTACACAGAATAACCGCGACTCAGCGGGACGTAGACTCGGTGTCAAAAAATACGGTGGTGAATTCGTAAGAGCGGGTAATATCGTTATCCGTCAACGCGGAACAAAAGTTCACCCGGGTAAAAACATGGGTATGGGTAAAGACCACACATTGTATGCGTTGGTTGACGGTGTCGTTGCGTTCGAACGTAAAGACAAAACACGCAAGCAAGTTTCTATCATCCCTGCCGCTTAA